Part of the Caulifigura coniformis genome, GGCCTGTCGAGGGGTGCATTTGTGGCCGCCGTTCGCGGGCGATGAGGGGGCGAAAAGCCCGGCGTCTTCCTGTGTGTGCAGGCCGGGTCTTGGTGGTCGGTCGGATTCTGGCTTCAAGAAGCCGGGCTTTTTCCAACGGGGATTCTGTCGATGAACAAACTGCGTTTTCGGTCCGGGCAGGTGCAGCTGGTGAAATGCCGCGTTGATGCGGGGACAGTGATCGAGGCGGGGGACATGGTGTGGCTGGACGGCGACGACGTGAAACCGGCATCGGCGTTCACGTGGACGACGAACCTGGCGACGACTCAGGGAGCCTTCGCGGCGAAGTTCATCGGCGTTGCCCACCAGCAGTCGAAGGACGGCGACACCTCGCCGGTCTCGGTCGACGTCAGTCCGCTGTCGGTCTACGAGATGGATGTCCCGTCGACGACGTATGAGGTCGGGGCAATGCTGGGGCCGGATGAATCGTCCAGCGCGCTGCAGAACCAGCAGCTGGAAACGGCCGTGGCCGCGGCGGCGATCGCCAGGTCGGTGGAGTTCAAGGCGACGGCGTCCGGGACGCTGCGGGTTTCGTTTGCTTCGGCGTTCAGCGCGGCGAGCGCGAACGTGAATGCGGCGGTGGGCTGAGCGGGGCGCGTCAGGGCGGACGCGGCCAGCGTCTGGAGCTCAAGGGAATGCGGTCCGACGCTGGCAGCGTCGGCAACGAGATTGTCCTCTTTTACACATCATCGGATGGAACGATGCCACAGTTGCGCGCGTTGATCGAATCCCACGGGCCGCGAGGCTTCTATCACAAGGTGGTCGAGCTCCTGAATGAGAAGGAGCTGACTCCGGACGATTTCTCGTACTACGAGTTGGCGGATGCGTGCGGTGTTCTGCCGAGGCTGAAGTCGGTGCAGGAATCGCTGTCTCCGGCGGAGTCGTTGCCGGAGCTGCTGAGCGAATCGAACCCCGGCGTCGGAACCAACCTGTTCCAGGTCGTTTCCGGGGAGCTGATCGGGCGGAAGGTGATCGAAGGTTACGACGACGACAGCGGTTTCATCGGCGACAAGCTGGTGACAGTGCTGCCGAGCCGGCTTCGCAGCCAGAAGCTGGCTGGCTTCACGGCCCTGGCGGGTCCGACGGAAGTCTCCGAGAACCATCCGTATGAGGAGTCGACGTTCGAGGAAAAGTACGTCACGACGCTGGAATCGAAGCAGGGGCGGATCCTGTCGATCACCGAGGAGCTGATTGGGTTCGACCAGACGGGCGAGATTCACCGCCGCGCGATGGCGCTGGGCTACTACCTGCGGCAGGAGCGGGAGCGGACGATCGTGCGGGCCGTCACGGACGCCGGCGCGGCGACCGGACAGTACGTCTACCGTCCCAACGGGGTGGGCATGGAGCTGTACGCCGCGGACGGCAGTCGGCGCAACTACGTCGGCGCGGGCAACACCACGTCGACCTCGTTCAACACGGCGATCCCGCTGATCGACTGGACCGATGTCGAACTCGCGCTGCACTACCGGGCGACGCAGGTGATTGACGACCGGATCGATGGCGATCGCCGGCCGATCGTCGTCCCAGCGAAGCAGATGTTGGTTCCGGAGCGGCTGCGCGGTACGGCCCACAGCATTGTGAGATCGACGGAGGTGACCGTGACGGCCGGCGGCGCCGAAACGAAGTTCGCCAACCCCGTGGGGGGGCTGTTCGAGGTGCTGTCGAGTCCGTTCATCGACGAGCAGGGGGGCCAGGCGGCGAACGACTGGTTCGTCGGCGATTTCCGCCGGCAGTTCGTGTGGACCGAGATCTGGCCCGTGCAGACGTTCCTGCAGAAGAACGACAGCGAAGCGGCGTTCGAGCGGGATGTCGTGCTGCGGGTGAAGGCCCGGTACTACGGCGGCATCAGTGCGGTGGACACGGTGTTCGTGACGAAGGTGGATGGGAACTGAGTGGGTAGTGGGTAGTGGGTAGGAAGCACGAGTGGCGTCGCGCTTTGATGACGACGCTGCTTGAAAGCACCCCGGCTGCTGGGGGGCGGCCGGGGTGCGGGCCTCTACGAAGGGAGACTGCGATGCGGGTGCGGGGTCAGGAGCTGGTGGGAGTGGGATCGCAGCGTGTGTCGCTGGTGCGGGGGGACGGTTCGGTGTTGCCGCTCCTCATCCGGCCATTGCCGCTGGGATTTCATCGTCGCCTGCGAACGCTGGGCCTCGTCCCGCCGCAGCCTCCGATGCGGGTGGCGCGCGATGCGGGCGGCTCGCCGCTGCGGGATGCGCAGGGACATGCCGTCACACTCAGGGACGAGAGCGACGCGGCGTATCTCGCGGCGGTCGAGTTTTACCACCAGCGGGTGGCCGTCCTGGCGGTCGCAGAGGCGCTTCGGGACGACCCGGATGTGGAATGGACCGCGACTCCGCCGGCCGCTGGTTTGACCGAACCGGCGGGCTGGACGGCCTACGCAGACGCCCTGTTTGCCGAACTGGAAGCGGCAGGATTCACGTCCGGCGATCTGACGCGGCTGTGCGGACTGATCTGCCGGGTGAGCCGGTTGCTGGACGAGCACCTGCGGGATGCCCGCGGAAATTTTTCGTTGCCGGACAATGTCGGCCCGGCATGACCACGTCGACTCCGCGGACGCTCGAGTATTTCCTGATGCGGGCGTGTGAGCGTTTCGGCATGCGGCCGGATGAGTTTGAACGGATGAGCTACGACGAACAGGTTCGCCTGCTGGCGTACGACCAGGTGAGGCGCGAGGAATCGGAGTTCACGCTTTAGCGTCAGGAAGCCCGGCTTCTTGAAGTGCAGGCGACGGGAGAAGCCGGGCTTCTGGAGGAACCAATGGACTTGCCGGATTTGACGAGCGTGTCGGGACAGGAACTCAGTGACGAGCAACTGCAGGGGATCCTCGCGCTGATCGATCTCGACATCACCAACCTGCTGCGGGACGGCAAGCTGTCGGCCCTGCGGTATGGAACGCCCGGCGGCGCGGGGGCCCTGACCGATCGGTCGGTCAACCTGCGGGCGCTGCTGGAAGCACGGCGGCAGTACCAGGGCCGGCTCGAGAATCGCCCGGCGTGGGTCACGACACAGGCGGGCTGCTGCTCATGAGCCACGAATTCAGGATCTTTCCGCCAGCGGATGGCGAGGCAGGAGACGGAATGGCCAGGGAGGACGAGCGGCTCGACCGGGTGGTCGAGGCTTTGCAGCAGATCAACGTGAACCTCGAAGGGCTGCGCGTGGCGCTTGTCGATCTCACCGAGACGACGGCCGATCACGAGGACCGGCTGCGGTCGATCGAACGCTGGAAACACAGCCTCACGCCCGTCCTGGCGGCGCTGACGTTCGTGCTCGGCGCGATCTGCAGCCTGGCGATCCAGAAGGTGCTCTGATGATCGATCGATTGAGAGACTCGGAGCTGGACCGGCTGTTCGCCGACTGGTCGCGGCCGGTGATCGTCTGCCGCGTGGACCAGGGGCTGAACTCCGAATTCGACGACCTCTCGGAGAGCGCGACGAACCATGAGGTCGCCGCCGTCCTGTTTCCGCCGAGCACGTCGGCCACCAGGCAGACGGCCATGCAGCACGCGGTGATGGAATGCGTCTTTCTGGTGCGATCGATCGATCTGCCGGACGACCTGCCGCTGACGGCGTGCCGCATCCTGGCATCGGGCCGCGAGTGGGGGGTGATCGAGGTCACGCGTTCGGCCGACGGCCAGACGGTGCAGATTCGCGGACAGGTCACGTGACTGGGGAGTGGGGCGTTGGTGGTGGGTCGTGGGTAGGGATGGTGTTCGTGTTCCTTGGGGAAGGCCATGCAGATTCGCGTTCAGGTGGATGGGGGTGACCTTCACCGGTTGAGGGAGTTAGCCCGGTATGGGGTTCCCGATGCCCGCCGGACGATGGTGGAACGGGGAATGGAGGCAGCACTTGAAAGCACGATTCAGCTGAACCCGGTCGACACGGGGCGTTCGCGGGCGGCCTGGAAGGCCGCTCTGGACGAACTTCGGGGGGAAGCGAATGGGGCGGCCGCTGCTGGCGGGCCGATTGCGGAAGGACTGGCGAGTGGTTCGCTCAATCATCAACACGAAGCGGCGACGACCACGATCTCGGCCACAAACACCGTCCGTTATGTCCCTTTCCTCGAGTATGGCACGACGCGGATGACGCCGTTCCAGATGGTACGGCGATCGCTTGCTTCCGTGCGCGGCGTCATCGCCGGCTGGTTTCAACTGGGCGAATGATTCGAACGGGCCATGATCTCACTCGACGTTTTGACGACCACACTGCAGCGGCATCTCGCCCTGGAACTGCCCGACGGCCTGCCGTTGGCGCTGCCCGGCATCGTCCTCGATGCCGAGACGACGCCGGAATGGATCGAGTTTTCCTGCGACGCGATGGACGGCGTGGCGCAACGTGACTCACCGGCCGAGTTGCGGGACGTCCGTGTGACGCTGCAGGTCTTTGTGCGGACATCGATTCACACGACGCGGATCCAGGCCCTGGCGGAAACGGCACGGGCGGTCATCAGCGGACGGGTGATTGACGTGATCGACCGAACGGCTTCGGACGAGCCGGTGATCGGCGCGATCCGGTTTCGCGAGGCGGACGTGCGCGATCTGACGCGGCTCCACGCGGCCCAGCAGCGGCGACCGTTGAGGCATGTCGTCGTCACGGCGCGGGGCGTCGTGCATGCGTTTGCGGAACAGTGACGTTTCCTGGACGGCTGGATGAGGGAACTCGAACGGAAGGACCACACATGGCGGTTTCTCAACTGACGCGCAACCTGCGCGACGGCGAACTGGTGATCAAGGATGGCTCCGGCACACCGAAAACGCTGACCGTGCTGCTCGATGAGGGAGACCTCTCCTGGACGCAGCGGCAGCGGACGATCGAAGTGAAAGACCGGGGATCGATCGCGGCGGGCCACCTTCGGAAAGGGGATGACGAATCAGTGCAGCTCTCGTTCACTGCGCGGTGGACGCAGTTGCTGGGCAAGTCGGCCAACCCGGCCGATCCGCTGCAGCTCTATGAAACCCTGATGTTCACCGCAGGGTCCGGCATCGCCAGCACGTCGTCTCCCGGGCAACAGGAGACGCTCACCTTCGAATTCACGGTCGTCGATCCGGCCGGAACCGCGAGCGAGAAGATCGTGTTCCACAAGGTTTACCGCGAGACGCTCACGATGTCCGAAGGGGACGACAGCAACGCCATCGCGTTTACGGGGCGGTCGTTCGCGACGGCGCCGGTGGTCTCGCGCGTCTGACGAATTCGGGCCCCACGGCCGAGACGTCCGTGGCACGCATGTTCGCGGGGATGAGATCAAGTCATGTTCACCGAATCACTGACCGTCCGCATCCTGGGAGACAGTTCCGACCTGCAGCGTGAGCTGGAGTCGGTGGTCTCGCAGCTCGACGAGTTTCAGACACGACTGTCGGAGGCAGGCGCCAGCTCGCGCGAGTTGTCCGAAGGACTGCAGGGAGTCGGTGCGGCCGGGGCTCCACTCCGGCAGTTGAGTTCGCAGCTGGCCGGTGTGCAGCGACAGGCCCAGCAGCTCAGCGGACAGACGATCGCACTCAATGTCCAGCCGGCCCTGGCGTCGCTCGCGCAGTTGAGCGGGGCGATCCAGCGGGTGGCAGCGCAGCTGGCGCAGCTTGGTGCAATGAGCGCCACTCCGGCCATCGGCGGAGGTGGAACAGCAAGGCCGGGGCGCATGCCGACGGGATTCGACGCCGCGCCGGCATTCTTCACGGCGGGGGAAGTCGTTCTGAATCACGATTCCACGCAGAGACTCGGGACGACGTTTCTGACAGCCCTTCATCGGGGGACAGCCGGCAGTGCGAGCCAGACACGTTCGCTCCCGGAGACAAACGTCCCGGTCTCGACGACTAACAATCATTTCGGCGGCATCACCGTGAACGTCGCGGAGGCTGGCGGCGTCAACGAGGTCATCCGCGACCTGCGCCTGCAGGGAGCGGCCCTGCGCGTCCGACGCGGATAGAGAGCTTCGTCGCGCCCCGCGACATCACACACCACCAGGGATGGAATCGATCGATGTGGGTGTTTCAACCTGCGATCTGGAAAGGGGGCGCCCTGTGGCAGCTCCCGAGGCCGGTAACAGCGATCCGCCTTGCGGATTCGTGGGACTTCGAGAAGTACAAGACGCCGCTCGCCGACGGCGACATGGTGACCGGCCAGTCCCGCAACGGCGTCGACGTGCAGCTCGAAGGGCAGGTCGGGCATGTGGCCGGCTCATTGCGTCTCGATGAGAATGCGATGCTGCTGGCGATGCTCAATCTGCGGACGCGACTCGATGTCGACAACGCGGCCGGACGATTTCGCCTCGTGCTTTATCACGACGCGGCGAGCGGTCAATCGCGGTACTTCGAGAAATGCACCACGGTTCGCTTTGAAAGCGATCTCTCCGATCCACGGTTGTTCACCTACTCGATCCTCGTTCACGCCTCGTCGCCCGAGCTGGTGACGGCCGTGCTTTCGTAGCGTGCGTCGCGACGCACCTTCAGGCCCTCGCAGACTCTTTCACCGGCGCCTCGCGCCGAACGCTCATCCATGTCCCGCCGCATCCTACATCATGGACCTGATCCCGGGGCGATGCCGGTCGACATCAGCGACCGGGTCCTGGCCGGCTGCTGGTTCGAGTGGCATCGGCAGGGAGGCTGCGGCGCGGGCGAAGTCCGGCTGCGGGATGACTTCGCGGACCGCGGAGAGATCGAGCCGGGGGACTGGATCTCGATGGAGTCCGGGCCCGGCCTGCGGTGGTACCTGGGACGCGTCGAAACGAAGGAGGCCGCCTATCCGGCTGGCGTGCGACTGCGACTCGAAGGCATGGGGGTTGAGCTGGGCGAAGTCTACCCCGGAGGCTTTGGTTCGGATGCTGATGGTGTTCCTCCGCAACGCCTGGGAGCGACGGACCTGTTCTCCCTCGATCCGGATCGCGACCTCGAAACCTTTGACGCGACAGGCGATGCGGCGAGCGTCGTCCGGCTGCTGCTGTCGCGGTATGTCGAGCCAGCCGCGCACATCACCTACGCCGCCCCGCGCGTGGAAGATTCGCTGCGGCCGGCGGGGGTCGAGAGTCTCAAGGTCCGTGGAGAAGAGTCGGCCCGTTCATTGATCAAGGAGCTGGCCGTGCGGGCCGGGGCGTCGTCATGGGGGGTGGACGCGGCGGGAGAGTTCTTCTTCCTGCAGCGTCGCACGTCGATCGAACTCGTCCTGCAGATTGGCCAGAACGTCTCTGAGCTCGAAGAACTTTCCGACCGCGAGCTGTTGTTCAACCGGCTCCTGCTGACAGGGGACTACGTCTACGACCGCGCGGATGACACGGACAACATCGCCGTCCGCAGCTATCGCTGGCGCGGGAACTATGTCGAACCCGTGAGCCGTGCGGCCTATGGTGAACGCCGGCTGCGCCTCTGGATTCCGTGGATTCGCACGCAGGCCGATGCAGTCAGCTTCAGCCGGGAGTTCTTCCGCACTTACAGCCAGCCGCGGCGACGTTACCGCGTGACGACGGGCGTGATCGACGCGCCGGTGTTTCCCTGGCTGGGCGCCGTGCGACTGAAGAACGCCGCGGGCTTTGACGTCGCCACAGGAATCTGCGACGTGATCCGCGTGCGGTTCGATCGCGTGCCCCGGATGGAACTGGAGATCGGGCCCGAGGACCCGAGGAACCTGTGGCCGGAACCGGCCCAGGATGAACGCTGGGAACTGCCGGCCCGGTCGCAGGC contains:
- a CDS encoding phage major capsid protein; the protein is MRSDAGSVGNEIVLFYTSSDGTMPQLRALIESHGPRGFYHKVVELLNEKELTPDDFSYYELADACGVLPRLKSVQESLSPAESLPELLSESNPGVGTNLFQVVSGELIGRKVIEGYDDDSGFIGDKLVTVLPSRLRSQKLAGFTALAGPTEVSENHPYEESTFEEKYVTTLESKQGRILSITEELIGFDQTGEIHRRAMALGYYLRQERERTIVRAVTDAGAATGQYVYRPNGVGMELYAADGSRRNYVGAGNTTSTSFNTAIPLIDWTDVELALHYRATQVIDDRIDGDRRPIVVPAKQMLVPERLRGTAHSIVRSTEVTVTAGGAETKFANPVGGLFEVLSSPFIDEQGGQAANDWFVGDFRRQFVWTEIWPVQTFLQKNDSEAAFERDVVLRVKARYYGGISAVDTVFVTKVDGN